CTGGACCGCACTGCCGTGGTGAATGCCGGCCCGCAGCGCAAGAAATCCGTCCTCCTCGGCGGCGCGGTCAGCGAGTCGCAGGATGGTCGCCACCATCGGCTCGGTCTCGCTGGCTCGTAGCATGACCGCATCACCCATCGTCTTGACGATGGTGACGCTCGGTCCGAGCGACTCGCGGGCCACGGCAAGCAGACGGCCCGCCAGACTGGCGGCTTGTTCATCCCCGCACATTTCCGTCAGGACACTGAATCCGGACAGGTCAACGAACGCGAACGTCGCTTGAACACTGTCACATTCGGTCACTTTGATCGTCCTCTCATTGGCGGCGACGTTGGTCTGTGGGGCGGGGCCGCAGGTCCGCGATCCCGGCGCGGCGACTTACGCCGCGGATACGCCCGTTTTGCCCCATCAGTTAGCTTCAGTGTTGGTGTTCGGGTTGTAGGCGTCCGAGCCCGGGCAGAAAGCGACCCACGCGGGAGGCGTAGTCGGTGTAGGCCACGCCGTGGACCCGGCGCAGGTAGGGCTCTTCGGCCAAGCGCACCTGTGCTTGTATGCCGATCACAGAGGCCATTAGGCCGGCGATCGCCACCGCGTTGGGCACCATGAGCGCCAAGCCGAGGAACGTGACAGTTGCGGCGGCGAAGATCGGATTGCGAACAACTCGGAAGGCGCCGGTGGTGACCAGAGTCGTGCGTTCTGCCTCGCCGATCCCGGTCCGCCAGGACGCGCCCATCGCCATTTGAGCGGCGAAGCCCAAGAGCATGCCCAGCACCGCTGCCGCGACACCGACCGCGCGCAGCACCGAATGATCCAGGAATGCCAGCGGCGACATACCGGCTAGGTCGGCGACGGGTGCGGCGACGCCCACTGTCAGCCAGCCGAGGTCGGTTCCGGCCAGCGCCCACCACTCCAGTGATCCATCCGGGCGCAAGGTGCGCCGCGTGCCGATCTCGCCGGTGCGGCGCCGCTGAATGACCGCACGCAAGGCGCCCATCACCAGCATCATGGCGGCGAACAGCGCCAGCCCAGCAACTGCCATCACCGCTCAACCCCCGATGGGAACCGGCTTGGCCGCAACGCCGAGCAGGTAGTCACCCTGGACTCGGGTGAGCGATCCCAGCACCACCAGGCCGTAGTGGGCCAGTTCATCGAGGAACTGTTCGGCGCTGAATCGGTCGCCGGTGGGGTGATCGAACAGCCGCCGGTAGGTGGAGCGCGCCAGCGCGTGGGAGGTGACTTCCTCGAAGTAGAACCGACCGCCCGGTGTCAGAACCCTGCCGACTTCGGTGATCGCTTCACGCCAGTCCGGGATATGGTGCACGATCCCGAAGTCGAAGACCGCGCCGTAGCTGTCGTCGTCGACATCCAGTGCGGTGCGCAAGTCGGTCGCGCTGCCCTGGGCCAGCCGAACCCGATCCCCGTAGCGGGCCAGGCGCCGGGCGGCGCGGCCGATCATCACCGGGTCCAGATCCACCGCGTCCACGGTGGCCGCCCCGAACCGTTCCAAGATCAGCTGCGAGCCGTACCCGGACCCACACCCGATCTCCAATACTCGTGTGCCGGGCAACAGGCGGCCGCCAATCCGCAACAGCGCCGGCACCTCATAGACGCGTTGCAGCCAGCGCCGCGGCGGCGAATTCACCAGCCAGGTCTCGGCTCGGTTCATCAACACTGCGCATACCATCTTTCTTTGTCGACAACGGCGTTGAGGTATTCCGTCGCTTGGTTCGCTAACTGCATTGTCTGAGCGCTTTGGTGGCCCGAGGTCGTGCCGTCCCGACCCCCCAAGTAAACGCCTGACAGCGCTATCACCATGATTTGACGATTAATGGTGTCGAAACGCTATCATCGCTCTATGGCGATGACAACGGCGAGATCCTCAATGCAGCCGTCCGCGGACCTCACACCGGCGGTAGCGCTGTTTCACAGCCTGTCCGACCCGACACGACTTGCGATTCTGGAGCGACTCGCTGAAGGCGAAGCGCGTGTGGTCGACCTGACCGGCTTGCTGGGGGCGGCGCAGTCCACCGTGTCGGCGCATTTGGCGTGCCTACGCGAGTGCGGCCTGGTGACCGGCCGTCCCGAAGGCCGTCAGGTGTTCTACTCGCTGACTCGACCAGAGCTGATGGATCTGATGACCGCGGCCGAGACGTTGTTGGCTGCCACCGGCAACCAGGTGGCGCTGTGCCCGACCTACGGGACCCGCGGCCGCACCGACGCGACGACGGATGCGCAGGAGACCCGCCGATGAGCGATGCATGCGGCTGCGGCAACGAAGAACCCCGCGGCGCCAACGAGCAGGACCGCGTGCCCGAGCGGCTCTGGCAGATCAAAGAACTGCAGTTCGCCGCCCTCTCGGGAGTGTTGCTGCTGGCAGCGGTGACCGCCGGGTTCCTCGACGCCGCCGAGCCGGTAGTCCTGGCGCTGGAAGCGGTGGCGCTGCTGGCCGGCGCCTACACCTTTGTGCCGTCCACCCTGAAGCGGCTGGCGACGGGAAAAATCGGGGTGGGCACGCTGATGACCATCGCCGCGGTAGGCGCGGTGATCCTCGGCGAGGTCGGTGAGGCCGCCATGCTGGCCTTCCTGTTCTCCATCAGCGAGGGACTGGAGGAGTACTCGCTGGCCCGCACCCGCCGCGGACTGCGCGCGCTATTGTCGCTGGTCCCCGACGAGGCGACCGTGCTGCGTGACGGCGCCGAAAAGACCGTCGCGCCGTCGGATTTGCAGATCGGTGACCGGATGCTGGTCAAGCCCGGTGAGCGTGTCGCGACCGACGGCATCATCCGCCACGGCCGCACCGCGCTGGATGTCTCGGCCATCACCGGCGAGTCAGTTCCCGTGGAGGTCGGGCCCGGTGATGAGGTGTTCGCCGGGTCGATCAACGGCACCGGGGCACTCGAGGTGGAGGTCAGCACCACCGCCGAGGACAACTCACTGGCCCGCATCGTGCGCATCGTGGAGGCCGAGCAGTCCCGCAAGGGCGCCTCCCAACGCCTGGCCGATCGCATCGCCAAACCCCTAGTGCCCGGGATCATGATCGTCGCGGCGCTGATCGCGGGGATCGGCAGCCTGCTCGGGGACTCGGCCACCTGGATCGAGCGGGCCCTGGTCGTGCTGGTCGCCGCCTCACCGTGCGCCCTGGCGATCTCGGTACCTGTCACCGTCGTGGCCGCCATCGGCGCCGCCAGCAAGCTCGGCGCATTGGTCAAGGGCGGTGCGGCACTGGAAGGGCTGGGCAAGATCCGCGGCGTCGCCCTGGACAAGACCGGCACACTCACCGCGAACCGGCCCGCCGTCATCGATGTGGCCACCACCGACGGCGCCACCCGCGCCCAGGTGCTCGCTGTGGCGGCCGCCTTGGAAGCGCGCAGCGAGCACCCGCTGGCCGCGGCGATCCTCGCCGCCGTCGATAACGTCATCCCGGCCACCGACGTCGAGGCCGTCACCGGCGCCGGGCTCACCGGCCACCGCGACGGGCACCGCATCCGCCTGGGCCGCCCCGGCTGGCTAGACCCCGGGCCGCTCGCCGGTGACGTCGCCCGCATGCAGCGGACCGGGGCCACCGCGGTCCTCGTCGAAGACAACGGCGAAGTGATCGGCGCCATCGCCGTGCGCGACGAGCTGCGGCCTGAGGCCGCCGAGGTGGTCGCCCGGCTGCGCCGCGACGGCTATCACGTGGCGATGCTCACCGGCGACAACCAGGCCACCGCCGCGGCGCTAGCCCGCGATGTCGGGATCGAGGACGTGCACGCCGAGCTGCGCCCCGAGGACAAGGCGCGGCTGATCGAACAGCTCCGGGCTCAGCGCCCCACCGCGATGGTCGGTGATGGCGTCAACGACGCCCCCGCGCTGGCCACCGCCGACGTGGGGATCGCGATGGGCGCGATGGGCACCGACGTGGCCATCGAAACCGCCGACGTGGCGTTGATGGGCGAAGACCTGCGCCACCTTCCCCAAGCGTTCAGCCACGCCCGGCGGGCGCGGCGGATCATGCTGCAAAACGTCGGCCTGTCCCTGGGCCTGATCACCGTGTTGATGCCGCTGGCCCTGTTCGGGGTGCTCGGGCTGGCCGCCGTAGTGCTCGTCCATGAACTCGCCGAGATCGTGGTCATCGCCAACGGTGTGCGGGCCGGACGCAGCACACCGCTGGCCGCCGCGCCGGCCGATCCGGCAGCCAGCCCCACTCGCGCGGCGCCGGTCGGCGCGCCATCGTGATCGCCCACCACACCGGCGTGGTCGCGCCTCGGCAGGCCAGCGTCACCGCACGCAACACCAGGCCAGGCCGGTGATCGTGTCGTCGGTCCTGCCCGCCATCGGCCTGTTCATCGCCACAAACATCGACGACATCATCGTGCTCTCGCTGTTCTTCGCCCGCGGCGCGGGACAACGCGGCACCACGGCCCGGATCACCGCAGGCCAATACCTCGGATTTGCGGGGATTCTGGGCGCGGCGGTGCTGGTGACACTGGGCGCCGGAGCGTTCCTTCCCCCAGAGGTCATCCCGTACTTCGGGCTCATACCCCTGGCCCTGGGACTGTGGGCGGCCTGGGAAGCCTGGCGTGGCAACGATGACGATGACGACGACGCCAAGGTGGCCGGCAAAAACGTCGGTATCTTAACCGTCGCAGCAGTCACCTTCGCCAACGGCGGGGACAACATCGGGGTCTACGTTCCGGTCTTCTTAAGCGTGGGACCTGCGGCCGTGGTGGCCTACTGCAGCGTCTTCCTCGCCCTCGTCGCGGTCCTCGTCCTCGCCGCCCGATTCGTCGCCACCCGCCGCCCGATCGCCGAAGTCCTCGAACGCTGGGAACACGTCCTGTTCCCGATCGTCTTGGTCGGCCTGGGCATCTTCATCCTGGTCAGCGGCCTCGCCTTTGAAAACTAGGCAGCTAGGAACACCGGCGGTGCAATCGGCGACAACGTGGTCATCGAAAGGAATTTTCGTGCCGAGCCTCAGGGGATGTACCGCCGTCATGGCAGCCGTTGTCGTCGCCGCAGCCTCGGTCACCGGCTGCACCACCGGCGAAGATGCCGTCGCCCAAGGCGGCACCTTCGACTTCGTCTCACCCGGCGGCCAAACCGCGATCTTCTACGACCCACCCTCGACACGGGGCACGATCGGCGATCTCAGCGGACCCGACCTGTTCACCGACGAGCCGATCCAGCTGTCCGATTTCACCGGCAAGGTCGTCGTCATCAACGTGTGGGGCTCCTGGTGTGCGCCCTGCCGCACCGAAACACCGGAACTGGAAACGGTGTACACCGAGTACCGCG
The window above is part of the Mycolicibacterium rutilum genome. Proteins encoded here:
- a CDS encoding ArsR/SmtB family transcription factor, with the protein product MAMTTARSSMQPSADLTPAVALFHSLSDPTRLAILERLAEGEARVVDLTGLLGAAQSTVSAHLACLRECGLVTGRPEGRQVFYSLTRPELMDLMTAAETLLAATGNQVALCPTYGTRGRTDATTDAQETRR
- a CDS encoding TlpA family protein disulfide reductase, whose protein sequence is MAAVVVAAASVTGCTTGEDAVAQGGTFDFVSPGGQTAIFYDPPSTRGTIGDLSGPDLFTDEPIQLSDFTGKVVVINVWGSWCAPCRTETPELETVYTEYRDRGVQFLGIDVRDNRDTARDFVTDRNVQYPSIFDPSLRSLITLGRNYPTSVVPTTMVLDRQHRVAAVYLMALLAEDLRPLLDRLTTEP
- a CDS encoding methyltransferase family protein, which produces MAVAGLALFAAMMLVMGALRAVIQRRRTGEIGTRRTLRPDGSLEWWALAGTDLGWLTVGVAAPVADLAGMSPLAFLDHSVLRAVGVAAAVLGMLLGFAAQMAMGASWRTGIGEAERTTLVTTGAFRVVRNPIFAAATVTFLGLALMVPNAVAIAGLMASVIGIQAQVRLAEEPYLRRVHGVAYTDYASRVGRFLPGLGRLQPEHQH
- a CDS encoding class I SAM-dependent methyltransferase; translated protein: MNRAETWLVNSPPRRWLQRVYEVPALLRIGGRLLPGTRVLEIGCGSGYGSQLILERFGAATVDAVDLDPVMIGRAARRLARYGDRVRLAQGSATDLRTALDVDDDSYGAVFDFGIVHHIPDWREAITEVGRVLTPGGRFYFEEVTSHALARSTYRRLFDHPTGDRFSAEQFLDELAHYGLVVLGSLTRVQGDYLLGVAAKPVPIGG
- a CDS encoding cadmium resistance transporter, giving the protein MIVSSVLPAIGLFIATNIDDIIVLSLFFARGAGQRGTTARITAGQYLGFAGILGAAVLVTLGAGAFLPPEVIPYFGLIPLALGLWAAWEAWRGNDDDDDDAKVAGKNVGILTVAAVTFANGGDNIGVYVPVFLSVGPAAVVAYCSVFLALVAVLVLAARFVATRRPIAEVLERWEHVLFPIVLVGLGIFILVSGLAFEN
- a CDS encoding heavy metal translocating P-type ATPase, with the protein product MSDACGCGNEEPRGANEQDRVPERLWQIKELQFAALSGVLLLAAVTAGFLDAAEPVVLALEAVALLAGAYTFVPSTLKRLATGKIGVGTLMTIAAVGAVILGEVGEAAMLAFLFSISEGLEEYSLARTRRGLRALLSLVPDEATVLRDGAEKTVAPSDLQIGDRMLVKPGERVATDGIIRHGRTALDVSAITGESVPVEVGPGDEVFAGSINGTGALEVEVSTTAEDNSLARIVRIVEAEQSRKGASQRLADRIAKPLVPGIMIVAALIAGIGSLLGDSATWIERALVVLVAASPCALAISVPVTVVAAIGAASKLGALVKGGAALEGLGKIRGVALDKTGTLTANRPAVIDVATTDGATRAQVLAVAAALEARSEHPLAAAILAAVDNVIPATDVEAVTGAGLTGHRDGHRIRLGRPGWLDPGPLAGDVARMQRTGATAVLVEDNGEVIGAIAVRDELRPEAAEVVARLRRDGYHVAMLTGDNQATAAALARDVGIEDVHAELRPEDKARLIEQLRAQRPTAMVGDGVNDAPALATADVGIAMGAMGTDVAIETADVALMGEDLRHLPQAFSHARRARRIMLQNVGLSLGLITVLMPLALFGVLGLAAVVLVHELAEIVVIANGVRAGRSTPLAAAPADPAASPTRAAPVGAPS